A section of the Leptospira terpstrae serovar Hualin str. LT 11-33 = ATCC 700639 genome encodes:
- a CDS encoding ArsR/SmtB family transcription factor: protein MNAFAAIADETRRDIVKLVAKNGELTSTEISQNFQMSPPAISQHLKVLKEAKVLHMKKEAQKRIYSLDQTGMKELEDWMIEIRSLWIKRLDKLDRYVLKLKMERTNVKK, encoded by the coding sequence ATGAATGCTTTTGCTGCCATCGCAGATGAAACGAGAAGAGATATTGTAAAGCTCGTGGCAAAAAATGGGGAACTAACCTCCACGGAAATTAGCCAAAATTTTCAAATGAGTCCACCGGCGATATCGCAACACCTGAAAGTTCTAAAAGAAGCCAAGGTACTTCATATGAAAAAAGAGGCTCAGAAACGTATCTACAGTTTGGACCAAACTGGAATGAAGGAATTGGAAGATTGGATGATTGAAATCAGAAGTCTATGGATCAAACGTTTAGATAAATTAGATCGATATGTTCTTAAATTAAAAATGGAGAGAACCAATGTTAAAAAATAA